Proteins encoded together in one Chitinophaga lutea window:
- a CDS encoding SDR family oxidoreductase has product MSGNEVNGKVVLIAGGAKNLGGLLSRNFAKKGAKLAIHYNSESTRKVAEQTLADVHALGAAAFLFQGDLTDVKNITRFFDAAIGTFGGADIAINTVGKVLKKPFTDTTEAEYDSMSDINSKVAYFFIREAGKKLNDHGRICTIVTSLLAAYTGYYSTYGGMKAPVEHFTRAASKEFGGRGISVTAVAPGPMDTPFFYGQESEEAVAYHKSASALGGLTNIRDIAPLIEFLVSDGWWITGQTIFANGGYTTR; this is encoded by the coding sequence ATGTCAGGAAACGAAGTAAACGGAAAGGTTGTGCTCATTGCCGGCGGCGCGAAAAACCTGGGCGGGCTGTTAAGCCGCAATTTTGCGAAGAAAGGCGCCAAACTGGCCATCCACTATAACAGTGAAAGTACACGGAAAGTTGCGGAGCAAACGCTGGCCGATGTGCACGCGCTCGGTGCGGCGGCTTTTCTTTTCCAGGGTGATCTGACCGACGTAAAGAATATTACCCGGTTCTTCGATGCGGCCATCGGAACATTCGGCGGGGCCGACATCGCGATCAATACGGTGGGGAAGGTGCTGAAAAAACCATTTACAGACACCACCGAGGCCGAATACGACAGCATGTCCGACATCAATTCCAAGGTCGCTTATTTTTTCATCCGGGAAGCCGGTAAAAAATTGAACGACCATGGCAGGATCTGTACGATCGTTACCTCCCTGCTGGCCGCTTACACGGGGTATTATTCCACCTACGGCGGTATGAAAGCGCCGGTGGAACACTTCACCCGCGCGGCGTCCAAAGAATTCGGCGGACGGGGTATTTCCGTAACGGCCGTAGCGCCCGGGCCAATGGACACACCGTTTTTTTACGGGCAGGAAAGCGAAGAGGCCGTGGCTTATCACAAATCCGCCTCCGCTTTGGGCGGCCTCACCAATATCCGCGATATTGCTCCATTGATCGAATTCCTGGTGTCGGACGGCTGGTGGATCACCGGGCAGACCATTTTCGCCAACGGCGGTTACACAACGCGTTAG
- the katG gene encoding catalase/peroxidase HPI, giving the protein MGKESNDISKCPFHNGSMKNNVGGGGTRNRDWWPNQLRLNILRQHSSLSNPMGEDFNYAEAFKSLDLEAVKKDLHALMTDSQDWWPADFGHYGPLFIRMAWHSAGTYRVGDGRGGAGAGQQRFAPLNSWPDNVSLDKARRLLWPIKQKYGRNISWADLLILTGNIALESMGFKTFGFAGGRPDVWEPDEDVYWGSETTWLGGDLRYANGSEGVQKEHGVVSSDDNADGHIHTRNLEKPLAAVQMGLIYVNPEGPDGNPDPIAAAKDIRDTFGRMAMNDEETVALIAGGHSFGKTHGAAPSSNVGKEPEAAGLEQQGLGWQNSYGSGKGADTITSGLEVIWTKTPTQWSNNFFENLFGFEWELTKSPAGAHQWVAKNADSIIPDAYDGSKKHRPTMLTTDLSLRFDPVYEKISRRFLEDPEAFADAFARAWFKLTHRDMGPRARYLGPDVPEEVLIWQDPIPAVDHALINDSDIADLKAKVLASGLSVSELVSTAWASASTFRGSDKRGGANGARIRLAPQKYWQVNNPPQLQKVLDKLEGIQKDFNKAQTGGKKVSLADLIVLAGCAGVEKAAKDAGHAVTVPFTPGRMDASQDQTDVESVGFLEPQADGFRNFRKSKLPVATEALLIDKAQLLTLTAPELTVLLGGLRVLNINFDGSGHGVFTTRPGQLTNDFFVNLLDMRTAWKAIAEDRELYEGSDRATGSIKWTATRADLVFGSNAELRAIAEVYGSADSQQKFVNDFVAAWNKVMNLDRFDLA; this is encoded by the coding sequence ATGGGAAAAGAATCAAACGACATCAGCAAATGCCCGTTCCACAATGGGAGCATGAAGAACAATGTTGGCGGCGGCGGCACCCGCAACAGGGATTGGTGGCCCAACCAGTTAAGGCTGAACATCCTTCGGCAGCATTCGTCCTTATCCAACCCGATGGGCGAGGATTTTAACTATGCGGAAGCATTTAAAAGTCTTGACCTCGAGGCGGTAAAGAAAGACCTGCATGCGCTCATGACGGATTCGCAGGACTGGTGGCCGGCAGATTTCGGGCATTACGGCCCCCTGTTCATTCGCATGGCGTGGCACAGTGCAGGCACTTACCGTGTGGGCGACGGCCGTGGCGGCGCAGGCGCGGGGCAGCAGCGTTTCGCTCCCCTGAACAGCTGGCCCGACAATGTGAGCCTCGATAAAGCCCGGCGGTTGCTGTGGCCCATCAAACAAAAATATGGCCGCAACATTTCATGGGCGGACCTGCTGATACTGACCGGCAACATCGCCCTCGAATCGATGGGCTTCAAAACCTTCGGCTTCGCCGGCGGGCGCCCGGATGTGTGGGAACCGGATGAAGACGTGTATTGGGGCTCAGAGACCACCTGGCTGGGTGGCGACCTTCGTTACGCCAACGGCTCCGAAGGCGTGCAGAAGGAACACGGCGTGGTTTCATCAGACGATAATGCGGACGGCCACATCCATACCCGCAATCTCGAAAAACCGCTTGCCGCCGTACAGATGGGATTAATCTATGTGAACCCCGAAGGGCCCGACGGCAACCCCGACCCGATTGCCGCAGCGAAAGACATCCGCGATACTTTCGGCCGCATGGCCATGAACGACGAAGAAACGGTAGCCCTCATCGCAGGTGGGCACAGCTTCGGCAAAACCCACGGCGCCGCACCTTCGAGCAACGTAGGCAAAGAACCGGAAGCCGCTGGCCTGGAACAACAGGGCCTTGGCTGGCAAAACAGCTACGGTTCCGGCAAGGGCGCCGACACCATCACCAGCGGGCTTGAAGTGATCTGGACAAAGACTCCGACCCAATGGAGCAACAACTTCTTCGAAAACCTGTTCGGCTTCGAATGGGAACTGACGAAAAGCCCCGCCGGCGCGCATCAATGGGTAGCGAAAAACGCAGACAGCATCATCCCCGACGCGTACGACGGTTCGAAGAAACACCGGCCCACGATGCTGACCACCGACCTCTCGCTGCGGTTCGACCCTGTATATGAAAAAATTTCCCGCCGTTTCCTGGAAGACCCCGAAGCATTTGCAGACGCATTCGCCCGCGCGTGGTTCAAACTGACGCACCGCGATATGGGGCCGCGCGCCCGTTACCTGGGCCCCGACGTGCCGGAAGAAGTGCTGATCTGGCAGGATCCGATCCCGGCGGTGGATCATGCACTGATCAACGACAGCGATATCGCGGACCTGAAAGCCAAAGTACTGGCATCCGGCCTCAGCGTGTCCGAACTGGTGTCCACCGCATGGGCTTCCGCATCCACTTTCCGCGGTTCCGACAAACGCGGCGGCGCCAACGGCGCACGCATCCGCCTCGCTCCGCAGAAATACTGGCAGGTGAACAACCCGCCGCAACTGCAGAAAGTGCTGGACAAACTGGAAGGCATCCAGAAAGACTTCAACAAGGCACAGACCGGGGGTAAAAAAGTTTCGCTGGCGGACCTGATCGTACTGGCAGGCTGCGCCGGTGTTGAAAAAGCGGCGAAAGACGCAGGGCATGCAGTGACCGTTCCATTCACACCCGGCCGCATGGACGCCTCGCAGGACCAGACGGACGTTGAATCCGTAGGCTTCCTCGAGCCGCAGGCCGATGGTTTCCGGAACTTCCGCAAATCAAAACTCCCTGTTGCGACGGAAGCGCTGCTCATAGACAAAGCGCAGCTGCTCACGCTGACGGCGCCCGAACTGACCGTGCTGCTGGGCGGCCTGCGCGTGCTGAACATCAACTTCGACGGTTCAGGCCATGGCGTGTTCACCACACGACCCGGCCAGCTGACGAACGACTTCTTCGTCAACCTGCTCGATATGCGCACGGCATGGAAAGCCATTGCGGAAGACAGGGAACTGTACGAAGGCAGCGACCGCGCCACCGGTTCCATCAAATGGACGGCTACACGCGCAGACCTGGTGTTCGGCTCCAACGCTGAACTGCGGGCCATCGCAGAAGTGTACGGCAGTGCGGATTCTCAGCAGAAATTCGTGAACGATTTTGTGGCGGCATGGAATAAAGTGATGAACCTCGACCGGTTCGACCTGGCATAG
- a CDS encoding RNA polymerase sigma factor yields the protein MLILQVKRGDKYAFNLFFKEFYAPLFYYCRHLVQDEEEARDIVLGTFQKFWEKRDRIQNYRNARSFLYLVAKNAGLDYLKQTARKLIRHNEYTLLLQAAETDPDYLAMESVILQRVYREVEKLPGKCRKVFELSFLEGKSIDEIAGILGISPGNVSSQRSRALQLLRISLADAPLALLYLFHSFFNR from the coding sequence TTGCTCATACTGCAGGTAAAACGGGGAGATAAATACGCCTTCAACCTATTTTTCAAGGAATTTTACGCACCACTGTTTTATTATTGCCGCCACCTCGTTCAGGACGAAGAGGAGGCCAGGGATATTGTGCTCGGGACTTTTCAGAAGTTCTGGGAGAAACGGGATCGTATTCAGAATTACCGGAACGCCAGATCGTTCCTCTACCTGGTGGCAAAAAACGCCGGCCTCGACTACCTGAAACAAACAGCGCGGAAGTTAATCCGCCACAACGAGTATACCCTGTTATTGCAGGCGGCAGAAACAGACCCTGATTATCTTGCCATGGAATCAGTGATCCTTCAGAGAGTATACCGCGAAGTGGAAAAACTGCCCGGCAAATGCAGGAAAGTGTTCGAGCTTTCGTTTCTTGAAGGGAAGTCGATCGATGAAATAGCCGGGATACTCGGTATCTCTCCCGGCAATGTGTCGAGCCAGCGCTCAAGGGCGCTTCAGCTGCTGCGGATCTCCCTGGCGGATGCCCCGTTGGCGCTGCTTTATCTTTTTCACTCCTTCTTTAACCGGTAA
- a CDS encoding FecR family protein gives MGNEQEYIETLIVRFLQGSLSAIEAELLENWKKASPGNALFFERVTDRHALLEKLQQFHRHDVESEWAALQERISGSDRASRTLPARLSWLKLAAAAILLLAAGYAVFTMVRPKQSPVIVQTEGLPVGPIVPGTQKAFITLADGSTITLDSTTSGTLAQQGNAAIVKLPGGAIAYRPELTGAGHEMINTVRTPNGGIYQLTLSDGTQVWLNAASSITFPATFGDGERAVRITGEVYFEVAKSAGRPFIVQAGDRQRVEVLGTHFNISAYPDGGNIKTTLLEGAVRVSGPGNTVRLKPGQQAVSEAASGSINVVAVADMAQVLAWKNGLFIFDGSPLERTMQEIARWYDVDIVYEGPAPAVNFRGSIPRQEGIAQVLEMLSMTQAVAFRMEGRKVIVTAGKDRP, from the coding sequence ATGGGCAATGAACAGGAATATATCGAAACGCTGATCGTACGATTTCTCCAGGGCTCGCTGTCTGCAATCGAGGCTGAGCTGCTGGAAAACTGGAAGAAGGCATCCCCCGGGAATGCGCTTTTTTTTGAACGGGTTACGGACCGGCATGCGTTACTGGAAAAGCTGCAGCAATTTCACCGGCACGACGTGGAAAGCGAGTGGGCTGCCTTGCAGGAAAGGATTTCAGGCAGCGACCGTGCAAGCCGGACCCTGCCTGCCCGCTTATCATGGCTGAAACTGGCGGCGGCAGCGATCTTGCTGCTGGCAGCAGGGTATGCCGTATTCACCATGGTGCGGCCAAAACAGTCGCCGGTAATCGTTCAAACTGAAGGGCTGCCTGTAGGCCCGATCGTACCCGGTACACAAAAGGCCTTCATTACGCTGGCGGACGGGAGCACCATTACGCTGGACAGCACCACGAGCGGTACGCTTGCGCAGCAGGGGAACGCCGCTATCGTAAAGCTGCCCGGCGGCGCCATAGCCTACCGGCCGGAGCTTACCGGGGCCGGTCACGAAATGATCAACACCGTCCGCACACCCAACGGTGGCATCTATCAGCTCACCCTTTCAGACGGAACGCAGGTTTGGCTCAATGCAGCCAGCTCCATTACATTCCCGGCAACATTCGGCGATGGAGAGCGGGCCGTGCGCATCACAGGCGAGGTATATTTCGAGGTGGCCAAATCGGCCGGCCGGCCGTTCATCGTACAAGCAGGGGACAGGCAGCGGGTGGAGGTATTGGGAACACATTTCAATATCAGCGCCTATCCCGATGGCGGCAACATAAAAACCACCTTGCTGGAAGGGGCCGTGCGCGTATCAGGCCCGGGAAACACCGTGCGGCTGAAGCCCGGCCAGCAGGCAGTGTCGGAAGCAGCTTCGGGCAGCATCAACGTAGTTGCCGTTGCGGACATGGCGCAGGTGCTGGCATGGAAAAACGGGCTGTTCATATTCGACGGCAGCCCGCTTGAACGCACCATGCAGGAAATCGCCCGCTGGTACGACGTGGATATCGTCTATGAGGGCCCGGCGCCTGCCGTTAATTTCAGGGGCAGCATCCCCCGGCAGGAAGGCATCGCGCAGGTGCTGGAAATGCTCTCCATGACACAGGCCGTGGCCTTCCGGATGGAAGGCAGAAAGGTCATCGTGACAGCCGGGAAAGACCGGCCATAG